Part of the Onthophagus taurus isolate NC chromosome 11, IU_Otau_3.0, whole genome shotgun sequence genome is shown below.
ttgaatcaaaaaaaaaaaagagaccggTTGAGGACGATCGACGAGGAGATGAGAGTAGCTTTATCAAAGATTGCTCCAAATTGTAGGCTCACATATCTCATTAAACATGTTTTgatgttatattaatttttataataaatatgcatttaatacatatttatatgtatatctGCAGACAGGAGACTACAACAACGCACTGAAGATGCTAGGTGAGATCTTGGTGAAATGTCTGAAATCTCGGTCGACCACAACAACAGTACGCATTACCATTAATAATacattgtattaaataaacattgtttatttCTTTGGTGTACCTCtacaatttcttgatttgGTAGGTGTACCTTGAACATAAAAACTTTGCGGAACACTGTTCTAAGTAAATATAGTGGCCAAATAAGTGTGCATCTCGGAAACTACTCCTTGTAGAGCCATATACAAAAAAACAACGTTTTTAGTCTAAAGTGCTACGTCACTTTTTCTTAATAGTAACTCAAAGCTGACCCAGTTTCATCCTCGGTACATATGTTTTCGAGGAAAAACAGAATTTAGACGCCGTATCTATAACTGATACTTCAAATCTATACTTACAAATGTTATTCCAAAGAAATGACAACATAATTTTTGTGCAAGATGGACTTCCGCACATTTGagatgatttaaataaaaaatcattaatgcATAGAGAATAATCGTCGTCGAATAATCTAGTACACAAGATACGATTATTGTTTTCTTGGCAAATGCTTTCATTTAGTGATCTAACCAATCATATcacctttttttataaaacgtgtTTGTGTTAATTCTTCCGCAATCCTTTTAAATTCCTATGTGTTCGCACACTTTCTTCCTATGTATGGGTAACtcatgaattttattattgcactacagaataatacaaaaagcgAAATCTTAGTCGGCATCTTTGATGTGGTGTAACCCGTTTCGTTAACCTTGCGCGTGTTAACGCTATGATGAGAGAGTTAAACGGAGTTGGCCGTTTAAGgcatttgttacaaaaaaggaaaacttaataaaccacttttaacaattaatattttatttcgatttaacTCCATATTAAGCAGAATCgacaacaataaaaacaatacaattactttaaatttatatatcttttagacaattttcatctaaaccaatttatttagtaGCAGCAACTTTACGTCCGGAAACAATGTACGGTCAAACAAACTGTTGGGTTCGCCCCGATATGAAATACATAATCTTCGAAACCGCCTCAAACGAAATTTTCGTTTGTACTTCGCGTTCAGCCAGAAACATGTCTTATCAAGGGTTCACGTCTAAAGAAGGCGAAGTTAAAGTTCTTGCCGAAATTTTAGGGGAAGACGTTTTAGGTGCGGCTTTAAAAGCCCCAATGACGTCTTACGAAAAAATTTATGCTTTACCGATGTTAACGATTAAAGAAGATAAAGGAACTGGAGTAGTCACGAGTGTTCCATCAGATTCACCGGATGATTACGCTGCAttggttgatttaaaaaataaagcccCGTTTCGGGAGAAATATGGATTAAAAGATGAAATGGTTTTGCCTTTTAATCCTATTCCGATTATAGACGTTCCCGAATTTGGAAATCTTTCAGCAGTTAACGTttacgaaaaattaaaaattcaaagtcaaaatgataaagaaaaattaagggAAGCCAAAGAAATGGTGTATTTGAAAGGATTTTATGATGGGGTGATGCTTGTTGGGGAACACAAAGGGAAAAAAATCCAAGAtgttaaaaaatcgcttcaaaaatttattattgaccGCAAAGAAGCTGTTATTTATTACGAACCTGAAAAAACGATTATTTCTCGTTCAGGTGATGAATGTATTGTTGCTCTTTGCGATCAATGGTACTTAGATTACGGCGAAAAATCTTGGAAACAACAAGCGGGGGTtgttttaactaaaattaattgctATCATGATGAAGTTAGAAGAAACTTCGAAGGATGTTTAAATTGGTTGCAAGAACATGCGTGTTCTAGGATTTACGGTCTTGGTACAAAATTACCTTGGGATGAATCTTGGTTAATCGAATCATTATCTGATTCAACAATTTACAACGCTTATTATACAATAGCTCATTTAATTCAAGGTGGCAGCTTCAAAGGTGATAAACCAAATGCTTTGGGGATTAAACCTGAACAAATGACCCCAGAAGTTTGGGATTACATATTCTTTAAAACATCCCCTTATCCCAATAAATGCGGAATAAAAAAGGAATCTTTAGATATAATGCGAAGAGAATTCGAATATTGGTATCCAGTTGATGTACGCGTTTCTGGAAAAGATTTAGTTCAAAACCATTTAACTTATTTCTTGTACAATCATTGCGCAATTTGGCCTAAAGATGAATCGAAATGGCCCAAAGGTGTTCGAGCAAACGGACACCTTCTTTTAAATTCAGCGAAAATGTCGAAATCCGAAGGGAATTTCTTAACTTTACGTGAAGCCGTCGATAAATTCAGTGCTGATGGGATGAGATTGTGCCTAGCTGATGCAGGCGATTCGATCGAAGACGCCAATTTCTTAGAAGCTGTTGCAAACGCGGGAATTTTAAGACTTTACACCTTTATTGAATGggttaaagaaattttaggaACTCAAAAAGCTTTGAGAAAAGGAGAAATTTCTACTTTTAACGATAAAGTTTTCCAAGCCGaaatcaatttgaaaatcaaagaaaCCGAATCAAACTACGAAAATATGTTGTTCAAAGATGCTTTGCGTACGGGATTTTTCGAAATGATTGCTGCCAGagataattacataaaattatcagctatggatggattaaatttgaaacTAATTATGCGTTATATTGAGGTTCAAGCCCAGATTTTATCGCCGATATGTCCTCATGTTTGTGAACACATTTGGGGACTCATTGGAAAATCCTCGAGTATTGTTAAAAGTTCTTGGCCTATAGCTGGAGAtgttgatgaaattttaattaaatcagcTGAATATTTAATGGAAGCCGCTCAATCTTTTAGAGGacatctcaaaaattatttaacaccACCTAAACCATCGAAAAATAACCCAAAACCGGTGGCACCATCAAAACCGGATATGGTAACTATTTGGGTTGCCAAATCATTTCCACCATGGCAAAGTTGTGTTTTAACTACAATGAAAAATTCTTATGAggtgaaaattaataaataaatatattattttgaaacaatatttaatttccagaaaaatggtaataaactcccagaaaataaagttttatcaaCTGAGCTTTCTAGTAAaccagaattaaaaaaatacatgaaTCGGGTTATGCCTTTTGCACAAATGATTCGCGAAAGATTAGATCAGATTGGGCCAAAAGCTTTCGCTTTAACTTTAGAGTTTGATGAAGCAGAAGTCTTGAAGACAAATCATGTTTATTTGGCGAATACTTTAGACGTAAATATTAACGGTTTCTCAAAAATATGTGATtgaaaaactttctttttaggTTTTATTAGTTAATGTCCGCTTCACAGACGAAGAAGGCATTTCTGACAGCTTAAAAGAAGTTCGCCCAGGAAAACCACACGCTTTATTCAGCACAATGCCGGGAGTTaacgttttatttacaaacCCCATCCCTACAAACGCGCTTTTTCAACAAACCGTTAAGATATCAAACGGGGATTCGTTCGAAAAAGTTGTTAAGAAGTTAACTAGTACGAACAGAAACATAAAAGACCACAATTTAGTGGAGCTTTATTCTTTCGACGATCCCATTTTGGGGGATAGAAAAACACCAGTTCATACAAATCCTTTCCAAAGGCAAACAAAAATATCCGAAGATTCCACATTCGAGGTGGACATCGATGCCAAAGTTGTGAATGTTTGTTCTAAAGGGGGAAAGAAATTACAAATTGGAAGTTCCATTTCTTATTTGTACCctaaagttaaataaattttaattatttaatatcaaatttttgagTGAATTCCTAAAATCCTTTAAATTGCGTCCCAATATTATCATTTAATCCCCGCAAAATGTCGTGAAAACGGCGTTTCCGCTTTAGCGAAGACAAAGGCCGCATCTTTCAGATGTCAGTTCGTTGAAGGGGAATTAAATTGGGGGGACTTGAATTGGAGCGGAATGGTTCGTTAAATAAATGAAGGtgaacatattttaaattgaacaaTCACAAAGTTGTTAGAATTTGGCTGCAAAGAAAATTAAGGCGTTAAGGATGTATGAGGAGAGAAGGTAAaatatactttattattatcaattaaactTGGAATTTTTAGACAAGTGGTGCTTAAGaacaaaataatgtattatattatttatttgcaaACAATCATagtgaagaattaaaaagagaaattgttatttttactCCTAGGATGGATCTCTGGTGCCTACAATGACTTTTGGACTAAGCAGGAAATTGTAGAAATTTCGTGTCTAGTTGTAAGTTTACTTCAAAACAactaaggtccattactaccttcttttaattgaatttatcttatagatagaGTGATCTTGTGTTTTACACAAGATTGTGTCTTACTTGTGTAGTAAGAATACAACACTTGTTGAAACACTACACACAGTGACAATCCTatccttgtttatagatatacatagTTATTCAACCGATGTTAGTTTGTGCACATGATACCCAGATGGCAGGGTAATTTATGTGTCgccattcataaaaatttaaattttactataCGCGCCCTAACGTATTACTACGAAAAGCGTAAAATAAGTTGcatatattttagtatttcttgcatagaaaaaaatcgataatgtgTCCTTCGAGAATAACACCGAATTGTAAAAGACTATTCGTCGGTTGGTACCGATTTGTAGAcgccaaatttttttaagtaggtGTATGAACAGGTTTTATGAGAGGAAACCAACTGCGTTGAATCTTTTTAAGAAGTTTGTTTAAAAGACTATATTTTATATACCGAGTAAGGCATTCAAATTGAGACTACCTAATAACTcataaaacatcaattttattaaaaaagtttcagATAAAACTTTCATCGTATAAAGGCGGAAAGTATTCTGAACGATTTTTATTGCATATTAGAAGCGccatcaatatttttcaattgttaAGTATGCTTTTCAAAGGGTACATGTTTTTTGATATGCATGGTTTTTCGAAGTAAGGGCCAATTGAAAAGTTACCTATAATCCCACACAATATATTAACTGCCCAATGTCGTTACTAATTCATTTCACGTAACCAAAATATTGCATTGATTGTCGTTTAATTAGTTGTAATTTGTcgtaaagtttacaaatttgtcgcgtccttttttaaatatatggaTTATTACGAACAGCAGCTTAAACATTGAATTTCTTGTAGTGCCTTTTTCTCTATTGAAGATCGATAGATAGGATGTTTCTGTCTAGAAATCTTtgttcgaataaattttgggCAACATTAATATCTCTGCCTGCTCCATAAACAAAAGACATTTTAGTTGTTTCAGCAATCGTGTCCCTTTCCgtgcataattaaaataagcaataaagttactattttacaacataagGAATTTGTAATTTGCAATTATAAGTAGTTAGCAGgatttgttatgttttttgttgttatgtattaatgattttcattatgttCAGTCAACACAATAAAGTCAAccttaaaaaagttcattaatGTACAGGCTGTATCTAAATTGCGATATCAaggagtgatttttcaacaaaaattaaggagagtctttcatataactttttgttcaaaacccctTCCCCACCGAGTTACAGCACTCTAAAGTTaggggaaaaaattgtttttatttaacaaatccACTATGGAGGAATTTAGAAGATTGAAATTTTGCAGATAACggttgttaataaaatgacacATTATGACGATTTCTATAAcccgaaaatgttattacaagagGCTGAACAAATCAACCCCATAATAGTTtgcattagaactttttaatacgtctacatttttctatttaaaaacttgatttaaatagtgggattcaatacgcaacttttttgtctcttgacGTTTTCTCCTacaattgttagtttgatcacaaaaaaataaaataatacataggctcaagtgaattaattcagagattaattattattagtcaaagaaatgaagttatgtcaAATTGGTCTcggcattattttattttttatgatcaaattaacaatttgttagttgtaaaatgtcaagagataAGAAAGTTGCACATTTTTCCCTTAATTTTAGAGGGCTATAACTTGGAGGAGAaggggttttgaacaaaaagttatatgaaagatATCCCGTAATTTTCGCTGAAAAATCATCCTTGAAATCTTTcacatcaatttagaaacactggtataataaaatcagaaatactttatttttatttatttaattgattctaattaatatttcttaattttcgtatttgtattttaaccAAAGAATTCTTAATgacgaaataataaagaaggaaTTTGTATACGTGAAGTCGTTTATCCAAACTCGGGTAGTagcaaaaaaactttgtttatacTACATACTCGTTTGATATGTGTGATCCATTAAACTGTCGGTCGGCCAATTGCTCAAAGGAACGCTCGGCGCTACCACGTCTGGAATTAAGTCTGCAATAGGAcgaacaaaaatcaaaactgactttttatatttttactacaatttaaaccgaaaataattattggttttttttattctatccgAGAAAAGTactaattgatttatttaattagcaagttaatttttggttctctattataaaaaaaggacagatattttttaaaatatttagatgtaatgcttaaagtaattaaatattttatatgttaaacaatttcgtgttcaatcaaataaattcaattaatctTTTATTCTGCGTATGCAACTTCTACTACACGTTggatttccaattttattcaattcattCATAAATGATGTTTTTCTCGTTCGCCGTTAGAGGCAGCACGAGCTAGAGCAACCCAACTCGATCGGTTGAATAActatgtatatctataaacaaggatCCTATGATGTTTTTCCAGAATAATGTGCGAATTTTCTCGccgatatatttttaagagtggaaaacagaaaaaaacgaatacatcgagaaaaatgtttgaaagaTAATGTTTAGGTATCGTTCGATTCCTCGTCTGTATGTTTAGGTTATTTTTTCAGTGTGTTTCAGGCACACTTCTAGTCCATGATGTATGTACATCTGCTTCCAGAGCTGCATGATGTTCAGTTCTCATGCGTATATGAACTTGTGAACAGGTAGCCAGATCAATAATTAAAGGCACAGTTGTATTTATTGGTAGTGTCATACATCAGCTTGGTTGTTGTTGCTGGAAAGCAATTGCGTCATGACctgatttttcacaatttgcAATGACTTACCTGCTAGTCTGAAAATCCAAGATCATCAGACACAGACTTAACCTCCTTCCAACACTCTCCCAAAATTTTAAAGTCGCTCCTTTGCTCCAGCCCATCCTAGTATTATATCGCCCTTCTGCCTGCTTCCAGCTTGTATATTCCGCACATTGTTTCCTCACTGTATATTCCGATGTCTCTCTGCTCAACCCCAGGAGCCACTTCCAATATCTCTCCTGGACCTAACAGTCCAACAGTCATCGCGAGCTTGGTCAGTATTCACTGTCGGTACATTATAACACTTAAGTAGATTGTGATTTGATTAATGATTAAGGTTGCTCCTTAATGCAGCTACCTTAAGAAAAAGCTTTAATgtatttaagttttataattCTCCAGTATCatcaaaacatttcaaatattcaACAATTTAAAGTAGCAAAAGTATTGAATCATGTTTAAGTTCTTATTCGTCAAAGCCTGATTTTGTCACCCATGCATTAAACGAACGTTACTCGAGTTGTattgaaaaatgattaaacCACGATGTTAGTTTCTACTTCAGTGGAATATCGCAGGTGAACATTCGTTTTAATCTTCACTAAGAATCATTGCATTTGGTTTCATTGCATCCCCAATATACCATCATATTTCAAGAAGTCTTCTTAAAAATAGCGAAATGTGCCAGAAAGTTTtatgtttacaaaaaaatttaattttttttttggataaagtccctagatttacaaagtaccgcggttcatgAAGACTGTTTTCAAGCCAAAATGGCGATTTGACAACTGTATctcaccacttatttacaaaaataatgccgtcttgttgcctttggagttgcaaaaatggCAGTAAGAAGGAGTTTCAACTTTTCAGAGTATCACGAAAAAAacagaaaggaaatttggcgtACTGTTTTGGtttgtagttttaaattttctgcttgactttcgagccaaaatggcgtcaaaccgcggtactttgtaaatctagggactttatttttggaaatttttgaGCGACATCTATTAACCTATTAATTAATCTATTAATAGTGTAACTAcaccatatatatactatctcctatatcgctgactccctATCTAAGCAATGAGTGGCGAGCGTTTCCATCAAAAGCAGACGGAATGATATATGTTTTGTCTTTGTCGTGCCCCCGATGTCGCGAAGGCGCTTGcgcgaatcgtaaattttaaagagtttgaagtgtttcgcgcgtattttatgcagctttgaaatgtaattattgtagataattgactttaattataaattatcgtggatgcatcaaataaattagaatatatgtacttttgtgtgaaattgaagttgaatattgctttaaatatcaactttatgtaggttgttcattaaacattatattctttaaaattaaattaatacatatatacatagtaattattaaaaaagttgtacCAAAATAtagtgattaatttttaacataatttgtgAGCTCACGCCCTTTAATAAAGTTGttacattaattaaagatataaaatatgtacttagggtacttactatttaatgtacataatattctatcataaaattttcatcatatcgatgtaattattaattaaatttttaagaaaaatgtttcaagaaaaggagggctttgaattcttttttattacactgagATCTTTCCTTCTACCTGCTCAACCAATTTTTAGGCCCCAAAAATATCTCCCCtactctttttcttttttattttacttttaacaaattttcttcactttcttaacaaataataattacattttaaattgcttagtcctaaaatatgttaataattatgttattataaacatgaaacctataatatacataactaaatatttagattttaggttatgtttatgtcaaacatttatttggtgatttataaacatcaaggtcatcagctgctattaatttttaattcaccgtcCAATAAGATAAATGCGTACTCACCACGTGTTCACGCATATCTCTTGAGTAGACGGGGGCACGACAGagacagatatatatatatctgcactctagtgtttacactcttttgctgccttagtcagcgatatagaagatagtatatatatgaaCTACACGTACTTAGTTAAGATTCAAACCATATTGAAGCTGGTTTGCAACTCAGcttaacaaattattataccGAGTGgctcaaataaataaatcaaattttccatttttgaaaatatttcagaaaataAAACTCCTTGTTTGGGCCACCCTGTACAAAAATTTCGTTGCTATGTAGAGCTTGATTATTATAGAATGGTGATGACTGATGACTCAAAATTATATCTTGTGTTTTGCACTAATAAGAATATAACGCTTGtattggttattttttttatcacgCAGTTTGTAGTTGTGTTTCAGACACACTTCATCTGTCTATTCTAGTCCACGATATACATCTGCCCCTGTCATGACtgattttttgcaatttccaaTGACTTACCTTACTAGTCTGCAAATCCAGGACCATCAGACACAGACTTAACCTCGTTCTAACACTCTCCCAAAATTTCGTCGTATTTTATCGCCCTTCCTCATCCTCATCTTCTCCAGCTTCAACTCCTCTCTCACTATATATTCCGATGTCTCTCTGCTCAACCTCAGGACCCACTTCCAATATCTCTCTTGGGCCTATCAGTCTAACAATCATTGCGAGCTTGGTCAGTATTCACTGTCGGTACATTCCAACACTAAAGTAGATTGTTATTTGGTCAATGATTTATTTCCTTAATTCAGCAACCTTAAGAAAAAGCTTCAAGGTATTTGAAAACATGAGTTTTATAATTCTCCAGTGTCATCAAAAACATTTCAAgtattacaacaaattattatacCGAGTGGCCcaaataaacaaatcaaattgtaaatttttctaaaaattgtagaaacctgtagaaaaattttattggccGAATTTCAAACCTTACTATTTGGTAATTACAGATGGTTTGAAACTTAgctaatttcttttagttcCGCTATTGAATAAGAAACGaatttattggaaattttTGTGCGGCATCTATTAACCAATAGTGTAACTACACGTAACAACTTTACTTAACAAATTATACCGAGTGGCCCAAATATCcacttttccaaaaatttcacaaaataaaactatttgttTGGGCCAGCCTGTACAACAATTTCATTAGCCGAATTTCAAACCTtaccatttattaattatagatgGTTTGAAACTTAgctaatttcttttaatttcgcTATTGAATAAGAGATGTCGccgataatttcaaaaatattttacttattagaaaagctttatttaaaaaatttaactttagcCAATCTAAAACCTGGTACTTCGAATTGTGTGCTTATGAGCTACACTATTCGGCTATAAACGAAGTTTAAAAGGTGCAATGAAATCGATTATTTAACTTATaaagcaaataaaaataatatctttttgtaGGATAAATCATATATTTCATCTTCAATAATTACATAGTCCTTATTGGTGAAATACATTCAAATACTATTGGCTTAACAGTTAAATAGATATTACACAGGAGCAATGTCACATTTACCATTCgatttttttcatcatttaCCCAATTCGCTCATTCATCGTTCATACATACAAATCTGGTTCATATCGATTTAAATTGTTCGCgttgttttagaaaaagtaTTTACAATTGATATAGTCGCATATATAAGAAAgtaatgattaataaaaagtCGCAGATTTCTTTACAATATATAGTAATAggtatcttttttaatttttaaatttaattacatttatttaattaatttatcctCTTTTTATAATCACAAAGcgattttaataatactacAAGTCCCCTTTTTATGTTGGTTTGTTCCGTTTTAATAATGATGTATACGCGTGGTCTTCTGGTATTCTTCTTGTCACTgtggttaaaatttttttataaacaccgAGAAGCGTATAAATAATAGTCAGTCTGAATCTCTCCTTTAACTTCTAAGTCTTTTGTCTTAGTTCAGGAGATTGTCATCACTTAcacttgttattttttttgttttataatttaatttatgttaaaGCACCGTTCACACTAGGATTTttacatatatatattttgtgttgatGATGATGAGATATAAAGAGAGTTTTCCCCGCaactaattattataatgtaCAGAGAGATCACATAGGACGCCATGAAAAAGTCTCTTtgatagttaattaatttaaaacatttaatttatcaatataattaaaaacagaGATctgtttattcaaaataatttatcaatttaataatagaaACGAGTCATtagctatttttattttttaggtcCACTTTTGCCCCAAACGAGTTTTGGaagcccttttttaaaataaagcaaatatattaatcaataacaatcctattttcttttcattactttttgtttataagGCACTGAtttgtgtttcttttttcttgttcttgtttcatttttccaaatactATTAACCCTGTAGCAACCATATTGGTTCCGTTCTCTAGCATCCCACCAGTGCCATTGGCACTAGTTTAAGCCATTCTCAAACTTCCGTACCATCCTCTCCTTCGTCTTCAAATAAAGGTCCAGTTGAAGTTCTTTTCTTCGGTTTCGGAGGTGGTCTTGGTGGAATTTTGGGTGTTTTTCCTTCAGGGGTGGGAAGAAGCGAAGCTGTTGATTCTCTCCTTGAATCCGGGAGTGGTTCTGGACTTCTCATCCAATTCGCCCTCATCGTATCCACGTTCGGCGTTTGAAGTGTTCGATGATTTGATAAACTCCTGGGTAGGGTTTGAGACATTTGAGACATTTTTGGACTCGTTTCGTGGTGTTCCGCTATGGGATCTATCGGTGATAAAGGAAACTGTCTCGTGTTGTTAGCTTTGTTTGGGGTTGAAGTCTTTGTTGGATCTTGCAATTTATTCAATGATAACACCGAACTTCCGGTCGCCGTCGTTCTTAAACCCAAATTATCGTATAACGGCTCACCAATATCCGATGTTGGAGGCTCAGAACTCCAACTTTGTCGTGGTCTTCTCGGCACCGTTACGTATCCCCCGCTTCTTGGTACTCTTGCGGGAGGTGCTTGAGGAGCTGTAAAGGGAGAGTGCGACCTTGAATACGGAAGGGTTCTGTATACGTCGTAGATAGGGGTATGAACTGGTGACTGAGGAGCATGATAAGCTGGAAGACGAGATGTATCTGGAACTGTTGATGCTGAACTCCCAGCTGGAGATACTTGAGGAATCGTTCTGTGCGCGAATGGAAGTAAATCTGGCGGATAATGCCCTTCTCCTCGATAATCCATGCTTAAGTGACTTGGTGGTTTTGAATTATATCTTGAGTCGTAATCAGCTGAGCGGAGATCTTCATCGcctatacaaaaaaataataattatttta
Proteins encoded:
- the LOC111418084 gene encoding leucine--tRNA ligase, cytoplasmic, translating into MSERKGSFKVEFLQKIEREVQQRWKNEKIHEIDAPKDPKKSKDEKYLCTFPYPYMNGRLHLGHTFSLSKCEFAVRFHRLKGKNALFPFGFHCTGMPIKACADKLKREIELFGNPPVFPQIEEQEEVKDDDVVIKDKSKGKKSKAVAKTGTAKYQWQIMQSLGMKDDEIAKFADTSYWLDYFPPLAVDDLNSCGVHVDWRRTFITTDANPFYDQFVRWQYIRLKERNKVKFGKRYTIYSPKDGQPCMDHDRSSGEGVGPQEYTLIKMKVLEPIPAKLKQFSSKPIYLVAATLRPETMYGQTNCWVRPDMKYIIFETASNEIFVCTSRSARNMSYQGFTSKEGEVKVLAEILGEDVLGAALKAPMTSYEKIYALPMLTIKEDKGTGVVTSVPSDSPDDYAALVDLKNKAPFREKYGLKDEMVLPFNPIPIIDVPEFGNLSAVNVYEKLKIQSQNDKEKLREAKEMVYLKGFYDGVMLVGEHKGKKIQDVKKSLQKFIIDRKEAVIYYEPEKTIISRSGDECIVALCDQWYLDYGEKSWKQQAGVVLTKINCYHDEVRRNFEGCLNWLQEHACSRIYGLGTKLPWDESWLIESLSDSTIYNAYYTIAHLIQGGSFKGDKPNALGIKPEQMTPEVWDYIFFKTSPYPNKCGIKKESLDIMRREFEYWYPVDVRVSGKDLVQNHLTYFLYNHCAIWPKDESKWPKGVRANGHLLLNSAKMSKSEGNFLTLREAVDKFSADGMRLCLADAGDSIEDANFLEAVANAGILRLYTFIEWVKEILGTQKALRKGEISTFNDKVFQAEINLKIKETESNYENMLFKDALRTGFFEMIAARDNYIKLSAMDGLNLKLIMRYIEVQAQILSPICPHVCEHIWGLIGKSSSIVKSSWPIAGDVDEILIKSAEYLMEAAQSFRGHLKNYLTPPKPSKNNPKPVAPSKPDMVTIWVAKSFPPWQSCVLTTMKNSYEKNGNKLPENKVLSTELSSKPELKKYMNRVMPFAQMIRERLDQIGPKAFALTLEFDEAEVLKTNHVYLANTLDVLLVNVRFTDEEGISDSLKEVRPGKPHALFSTMPGVNVLFTNPIPTNALFQQTVKISNGDSFEKVVKKLTSTNRNIKDHNLVELYSFDDPILGDRKTPVHTNPFQRQTKISEDSTFEVDIDAKVVNVCSKGGKKLQIGSSISYLYPKVK